A region of Salmo salar chromosome ssa17, Ssal_v3.1, whole genome shotgun sequence DNA encodes the following proteins:
- the LOC106575719 gene encoding uncharacterized protein gives MPADEQSAPSAQDAVQGQTDPQKEMDTVSRGEREEEQPGPSRVPPPRQGYCSCCQILYNNVEQHILSPRHREVVHSTRTYVPSGSLMERFLSDVIQHHPHLYNDPRPTHADLPSLSSPLVPREELLDLCASDDDGASLGTREHMPSSDDSSCQLVYVQEADVASETRTSQPEEGRGGKAASERLTPTAPDQDIRPSSGEGTHSHTPSPDHLPTHPTRPCSQKQTPPPLHRKAHRKTNRRRERGSNSSSIHPPRSPASPQLCATPTDQRTKETPENQPPYKPRDRTPDPKPRTVNTGWAAWAGVPPWRRRETQKEQAFSSDHSDPEGDTIEEVIQRHCYGRSPTQHHQRDHNIWTGGERGEARGDMDSFHLSLPGSLGVGSDDSEDWDTPVQVAIGREQEWRKDIPVVVGLRQGGEQEGRALACLMEVQVNMEDQLYTSQLDSALNPETRTAGETGMGETEGEMEQTVEEILPALPHIPVSFLGKTWTQVLLEDEQKVENMVREFRQGRFLCYFKSESLARHGKRSSRDMGRGQKEGMEDRGWVPLGDHDNEDDNPECHMRGREVLRRRKVRSYRLASRCQVVKVSHGTQTTAAIIPTIRQRTLDQTGTSPDILTLPCQDPCVDQEKTPEVKTRLCSLRLPVSYSRIMTPLQPKTTLIYVLSSPETPPFDPKPRLRPIARGNRGRKRSCDGCEGDVGAKVKYKRVPLRYYDPATHRILKTPPKGLNLTPSSSGLPRPPQAHVVRQLFRSLSPDINTERQGGEGGRDGSGGRRRGRSGDSVASGSLLEPGGSFGAEGQGSSEAGSSVTTPFSRSSLSNSSRFLLSTLSPDTNSNPEVTRQRRRRGGGGGERKLKTDRPLTPEKDHSSPYRPWTRGGRGERQPARRNSKRGRPPQISPPPKPPPPQDLSPTVEPRKGPSRRVAESKKLPRPKSPARGVTSTPLKQAIRTPSRRSSPRQTRVPLPTRTLRRRVRR, from the exons ATGCCCGCTGACGAGCAGTCTGCCCCCTCTGCTCAAG atgCAGTGCAGGGTCAGACAGATCCACAGAAGGAGATGGACACTGTTAGCAG gggggagagggaggaggagcagcCCGGGCCATCCAGAGTTCCTCCCCCCAGACAGGGCTACTGCAGCTGCTGCCAGATACTCTACAACAACGTGGAGCAGCACATCCTAAGCCCCAGACACAGGGAGGTGGTTCATAGCACTCGCACCTACGTCCCCTCTGGAAGCCTGATGGAGAGATTCCTGTCGGACGTAATCCAGCATCACCCGCACCTCTACAACGACCCTCG CCCCACCCACGCTGACCTGCCGTCTCTGAGCAGCCCGCTGGTTCCCAGGGAGGAGCTATTGGATCTCTGCGCCAGCGACGATGACGGGGCGTCGCTCGGAACCCGAGAGCACATGCCCAGCTCTGACGACTCTTCCTGTCAGCTCGTTTACGTACAGGAAGCGGATGTTGCCTCGGAAACAAGGACCAGCCAACCAGAAGAAGGTAGAGGGGGAAAGGCGGCGTCAGAGAGGTTAACCCCAACTGCTCCAGACCAGGATATAAGACCAAGTTCTGGGGAagggactcactcacacacaccttcccCGGACCACTTACCAACACACCCCACGAGACCTTGTAGCCAGAAGCAAACCCCTCCTCCGCTCCACCGGAAAGCACACAGGAAGACCAaccggcggagagagagagggagcaactcttcctccatccatcctccccgCTCCCCCGCTTCTCCACAGTTGTGTGCTACCCCAACGGACCAGAGAACCAAGGAAACACCAGAGAACCAGCCTCCCTACAAGCCGAGGGACCGGACCCCAGACCCCAAGCCCCGGACGGTAAACACTGGCTGGGCCGCGTGGGCGGGGGTGCCCCCCTGGAGGCGGAGGGAGACCCAGAAGGAGCAGGCGTTCTCCAGTGACCACTCCGACCCTGAGGGGGACACGATAGAGGAGGTGATCCAGAGACACTGCTACGGCCGCAGTCCCACACAACACCACCAGAGGGACCACAACATATGgacagggggggagagaggagaggcaaggGGGGATATGGACAGCTTCCACCTTAGCCTCCCTGGCTCACTGGGAGTGGGTTCGGATGACAGTGAGGACTGGGATACCCCTGTGCAGGTGGCTATTGGGAGGGAGCAGGAGTGGAGGAAGGACATCCCTGTGGTAGTGGGCTTAAGGCAGGGTGGGGAGCAGGAGGGCAGGGCCCTGGCCTGTCTCATGGAGGTACAGGTGAACATGGAGGACCAGTTGTACACCAGCCAGCTGGATTCTGCCCTCAACCCTGAGACTAGGACAGCGGGGGAGACAGggatgggggagacagagggagaaatggAACAAACAGTGGAGGAGATTCTCCCAGCACTCCCCCACATCCCCGTGTCCTTCCTGGGGAAGACGTGGACCCAGGTGCTGCTGGAGGACGAGCAGAAGGTGGAGAACATGGTCCGAGAGTTCCGACAAGGAAGGTTCCTCTGCTACTTCAAAAGCGAATCCCTCGCCAG GCACGGGAAGCGGAGCAGCAGAGACATGGGGCGTGGCCAGAAGGAAGGGATGGAAGACAGGGGGTGGGTTCCCCTTGGTGACCATGACAATGAAGATGACAACCCAGAATGCcacatgagggggagggaggtgcttAGGCGGAGGAAAGTTAGGAGTTATCGCCTGGCGTCCAGGTGTCAGGTGGTCAAAGTGAGTCACGGGACACAGACTACAGCAGCCATCATCCCCACCATCCGACAGAgaacactggaccagacaggcacATCCCCGGACATCCTCACGCTGCCCTGTCAGGACCCCTGCGTTGACCAGGAGAAGACCCCAGAGGTGAAGACAAGGCTGTGCTCTCTCCGCCTGCCTGTCTCCTACTCCCGCATCATGACCCCCCTGCAGCCCAAAACCACCCTGATCTATGTCCTCTCCTCCCCCGAAACCCCTCCCTTTGACCCCAAGCCCCGCCTCAGACCTATCGCCAGGGGCAACCGCGGCAGGAAAAGGTCATGTGACGGGTGTGAAGGCGACGTGGGGGCCAAGGTCAAATACAAAAGGGTTCCTTTGAGGTACTATGACCCTGCCACCCACCGCATTCTGAAGACCCCCCCCAAGGGCTTGaacctcaccccctcctcctctggcctccccAGACCCCCCCAGGCCCACGTGGTCAGACAACTGTTCAGGAGCCTGAGTCCAGACATcaatacagagagacaggggggagagggagggagagatgggtcgGGGGGTAGGAGGAGGGGTCGCAGCGGGGACAGTGTGGCGTCAGGGTCACTCTTAGAGCCAGGGGGGTCATTTGGGGCTGAAGGTCAGGGTTCATCGGAGGCAGGGTCATCTGTGACTACGCCTTTCAGCCGCTCCTCTCTGTCCAATAGCAGCCGATTTCTACTGAGCACGCTCTCTCCCGACACAAACTCTAACCCAGAAGTGACCCGGCAGCGGAggcggagaggaggaggaggaggggaacggAAGTTAAAGACGGACCGACCTCTAACCCCTGAGAAAGACCACTCTTCTCCGTACAGGCCTTGGACAAGAGGTGGTAGGGGAGAACGGCAACCAGCAAGACGCAACTCAAAAAGGGGGCGACCACCTCAAATCAGCCCTCCACCTAAACCCCCACCACCCCAGGACCTCTCTCCCACAGTCGAGCCCAGGAAAGGGCCCTCGAGACGGGTCGCAGAGAGTAAGAAACTCCCAAGGCCCAAAAGCCCAGCCAGGGGGGTCACTTCCACCCCTCTGAAACAGGCCATCAGAACACCAAGCCGCCGGTCGTCCCCCCGACAAACCCGTGTTCCACTGCCCACCCGGACActgaggaggagagtgaggagatgA